One part of the Aspergillus luchuensis IFO 4308 DNA, chromosome 5, nearly complete sequence genome encodes these proteins:
- a CDS encoding Zn(II)2Cys6 transcription factor domain-containing protein (COG:S;~EggNog:ENOG410PJV1;~InterPro:IPR036864,IPR001138;~PFAM:PF00172;~antiSMASH:Cluster_5.11;~go_function: GO:0000981 - DNA-binding transcription factor activity, RNA polymerase II-specific [Evidence IEA];~go_function: GO:0008270 - zinc ion binding [Evidence IEA];~go_process: GO:0006355 - regulation of transcription, DNA-templated [Evidence IEA]) — MKHKKNRGEDAMPDLACTRCRERKIRCGRERPHCRNCEREGGVICLYRIPAKRVNHLKLLCGSIERLQDRLTIIESHLSRLQGLGPRTPGFEEDHESSQPRTLLEGVSATSSCVDIDDEEEHKQEVSGILAPKQSKYYFGRSCVAALCENLKVRVQSVPHATGPIWRPLCEMLQHFCEITKVSEPIPLYSDRLVVPLLPRQQATAAIDRFLQNLDCQTDVFVPDNLSANLQRLHSQHQPQPDDAAWGICFQTITLLARVTSQAMQGLLENFVHSSVPSRAVVVCPGLLNTPRLINVQALLLLVW, encoded by the exons ATGAAGCACAAGAAA AACCGCGGTGAAGATGCCATGCCAGACTTGGCGTGTACCAGATGCCGAGAGCGCAAGATACGCTGCGGCCGGGAACGGCCTCATTGTCGTAACTGCGAGAGAGAGGGCGGTGTGATTTGCCTGTATCGGATTCCTGCCAAACGCGTAAATCACCTCAAGTTATT GTGCGGTAGCATTGAACGACTGCAGGATCGATTGACGATAATCGAGTCTCACCTTAGTCGACTCCAAGGTCTTGGCCCCCGGACTCCGGGGTTCGAAGAGGACCACGAATCATCACAACCAAGAACCTTGCTAGAGGGTGTATCTGCAACAAGTAGTTGCGTTGAtattgacgatgaagaggagcacAAGCAGGAGGTTTCCGGGATACTTGCCCCTAAACAGTCAAAATATTACTTTGGACGCTCATGCGTTGCTGCTCTGTGCGAAAACCTCAAGGTAAGGGTTCAGTCGGTACCCCACGCAACAGGGCCTATATGGCGACCGCTCTGCGAAATGTTGCAGCATTTCTGCGAGATCACAAAAGTATCCGAACCTATCCCATTGTACAGTGACCGGCTCGTCGTTCCACTGCTGCCTAGGCAGCAAGCTACCGCCGCCATAGATCGGTTCCTCCAGAACCTAGACTGCCAGACCGATGTCTTCGTACCGGACAATCTAAGCGCCAACCTCCAGCGCCTGCACTCGCAGCATCAGCCGCAGCCCGATGATGCCGCGTGGGGCATATGCTTCCAGACCATTACCCTGCTGGCCCGGGTCACATCCCAAGCTATGCAGGGATTGCTTGAAAACTTTGTGCATTCCTCTGTACCCAGCCGGGCGGTAGTGGTTTGCCCCGGCCTGCTAAATACGCCTAGACTCATAAACGTGCAGGCTTTGCTTCTCCTCGTATGGTAG